A genomic stretch from Desulfocurvibacter africanus subsp. africanus DSM 2603 includes:
- a CDS encoding Na(+)/H(+) antiporter subunit D yields the protein MTEISSFFLHPAIGFFALALVLPFLPGRRPSKIPGFSKPGDDRSWWRWLLPLPAVLAIVAVFTYEPGNYGGFEYLGLKLQLGRLDRLSLIFANVFAIQALIGFIYAFHVRDKRLHMAACFYVGGAFGCVFSGDYLSLFIFWEIMSIASTMLIWLNARDNGRAPGAGLRYFLVHTLGGLLLLGGVLLRYKALGHFDFEHVGFEGARYYDWLIMFGFGVNAAFVALHAWLPDAYPEATITGAVFMSAFTTKTAVYVLARGFAGWDFLAYMGTAMALYGVLYASMENNARRILSYHIMSQVGYMVAGIGIGTALTMNGATAHAYAHILYKGLLFMSVGAILHSAGTASLEKLGGLAGRLPLVMLAYMVAGLSISGMPIFNGFVSKTMTIAGAFEDHHVILGILLEVAAVGTFLSVGLKLPYFAFWGGKPEDTTRVLKPIPGNMYLAMGLASAMCILQGLFPQMLYVFLPFQPVDYVPWTPWHVLQTLLLLGFTGLGFMLMRKVLKPHAQRNVDFEFLYMLIGRGFVALVSRPMAFFDSLWSEAWRVLGLRGLMGGAKGASIFDRKGIDTVVDGAAYTTRALGFVSARMQTGRLQDYLAGAVAVGVAAMILVWILR from the coding sequence ATGACCGAGATCAGTAGCTTCTTCCTCCATCCGGCCATCGGCTTCTTCGCCTTGGCGCTTGTGCTGCCGTTCCTGCCCGGCCGGCGGCCGAGCAAAATTCCGGGGTTCAGCAAGCCAGGAGACGACAGAAGCTGGTGGCGCTGGCTGTTGCCCTTGCCGGCGGTGTTGGCCATCGTGGCCGTGTTCACCTACGAGCCCGGCAATTACGGCGGGTTCGAATACCTTGGCCTGAAGCTCCAACTGGGCCGCCTGGACCGGTTGTCGCTCATCTTCGCCAACGTATTCGCCATCCAGGCCCTAATCGGCTTCATCTACGCCTTCCACGTGCGGGACAAGCGACTGCACATGGCCGCCTGTTTTTACGTGGGCGGAGCCTTCGGCTGCGTGTTCTCCGGCGACTACCTGAGCCTGTTCATCTTCTGGGAAATCATGAGCATCGCCTCGACCATGCTCATCTGGCTCAACGCGCGCGACAACGGACGCGCTCCCGGCGCGGGCCTGCGCTACTTCCTGGTGCACACCCTGGGCGGCTTGCTGCTGCTCGGCGGCGTGCTCCTGCGCTACAAGGCCCTTGGCCATTTCGATTTCGAGCACGTGGGCTTCGAGGGCGCGCGCTACTACGACTGGCTGATCATGTTCGGCTTCGGCGTCAACGCGGCCTTCGTGGCCCTGCACGCCTGGCTGCCCGACGCCTACCCCGAGGCGACCATCACCGGCGCGGTGTTCATGAGCGCCTTCACCACCAAGACCGCGGTGTACGTGCTGGCGCGCGGCTTCGCCGGCTGGGATTTCCTGGCCTACATGGGCACGGCCATGGCGCTGTACGGCGTCTTGTACGCTTCCATGGAGAACAACGCGCGGCGCATCCTGTCCTACCACATCATGTCGCAGGTGGGTTACATGGTGGCCGGCATCGGCATCGGCACGGCCCTGACCATGAACGGCGCAACGGCCCACGCCTACGCCCACATCCTGTACAAGGGTCTGCTGTTCATGAGCGTGGGCGCGATCCTGCACTCCGCGGGAACGGCCAGCCTGGAGAAGCTCGGCGGCCTGGCCGGGCGGCTGCCGCTGGTCATGCTGGCCTACATGGTTGCGGGCCTGTCCATCTCGGGCATGCCCATCTTCAACGGCTTCGTGTCCAAGACCATGACCATTGCCGGAGCCTTCGAGGATCATCATGTCATTCTGGGCATCCTGCTCGAGGTCGCGGCCGTTGGTACGTTCCTGTCCGTGGGCCTCAAGCTGCCATACTTCGCCTTCTGGGGCGGCAAGCCCGAGGATACGACCAGGGTGCTGAAGCCCATTCCGGGCAATATGTACCTGGCCATGGGCCTGGCCTCGGCCATGTGTATCCTGCAGGGCCTGTTCCCGCAGATGCTCTATGTCTTCCTGCCCTTCCAGCCCGTTGATTACGTGCCCTGGACACCTTGGCACGTGTTGCAGACCCTGCTTCTGCTCGGCTTCACGGGCCTGGGCTTCATGCTCATGCGCAAGGTGCTTAAGCCGCACGCGCAGCGCAACGTAGACTTTGAGTTCCTGTATATGCTCATCGGCCGGGGCTTCGTCGCGCTGGTCAGTCGGCCCATGGCCTTCTTCGACTCCCTGTGGAGCGAGGCGTGGCGGGTTCTGGGCCTGCGCGGTCTCATGGGCGGCGCCAAGGGCGCATCGATATTTGACCGCAAGGGCATCGACACGGTGGTGGACGGCGCTGCCTACACCACGCGCGCGCTGGGCTTTGTGTCCGCGCGCATGCAGACCGGCCGTCTGCAGGATTACCTGGCCGGCGCTGTGGCCGTCGGCGTCGCGGCCATGATCCTGGTCTGGATTCTGCGCTAG
- a CDS encoding complex I subunit 4 family protein produces MIDAGYPILSSLIFFPLLMCLVLAFVRSDELVRVITLAASVAEVLLALPLFGFDPAQGFQFVEQMAWVPQWGLSYYLGVDGISLLMVMLTVGILPLCVLCSWTYIGKRIKEFHICLLLMTAACIGVFCALDFVLFYVFWEAMLVPMYLLIAVWGGPERRYASIKFFLYTLAGSTLLLVAMVAFFRAGGTFSIPELMERSYSFRFQFWAFLAMALAFAIKVPMFPFHTWLPAAHVQAPSAGSVILASVLLKMGTYGFLRFCLPLTPAASAYFAPVMIAFAIASIIYGGFVALGQSDIKKLIAYSSVGHMGFAMLGIFLFNQRGVEGTLLVMLNHGIVTGALFMMIGLIYERSHSREITANQGLGKFLPAYMGFWGLFALSSFGFPGLNSFVGEAAVMTGAFQHSWLVGALVVPGAMLAAAYMLRLSLRMAWGGPASPAGKSWRDMNSREWVYLAPLAVLTIWLGVAPGMVLRTIDPAIERLLADFQAKSQAVVAQVEEIDRPLPMELAVVEIDKAGATGAPLAD; encoded by the coding sequence ATGATCGATGCTGGCTACCCGATCCTTTCTAGCTTGATATTCTTCCCGCTGCTCATGTGCCTTGTGCTGGCCTTCGTGCGCAGCGATGAGCTGGTGCGGGTTATCACCCTGGCCGCCTCCGTGGCCGAGGTGCTGTTGGCCCTGCCGCTTTTCGGATTCGATCCGGCCCAGGGCTTCCAGTTCGTGGAGCAAATGGCCTGGGTGCCGCAGTGGGGCCTGTCCTACTACCTGGGCGTGGACGGCATCAGCCTGCTCATGGTCATGCTCACGGTAGGTATCCTGCCGCTGTGCGTGCTCTGCTCCTGGACCTACATCGGCAAGCGCATCAAGGAATTCCACATCTGCCTGCTGCTCATGACCGCAGCCTGCATAGGCGTGTTCTGCGCCCTGGACTTCGTGCTGTTCTATGTCTTCTGGGAGGCCATGCTCGTCCCCATGTACCTGCTCATCGCGGTCTGGGGCGGTCCGGAGCGGCGCTACGCTTCCATCAAGTTCTTCCTGTACACCCTGGCCGGCTCAACGCTGCTGCTGGTGGCCATGGTTGCCTTCTTCCGCGCTGGCGGAACCTTCAGCATTCCGGAACTCATGGAGCGCAGCTACTCCTTCCGTTTCCAGTTCTGGGCCTTCCTGGCCATGGCCCTGGCCTTCGCCATCAAGGTGCCCATGTTCCCCTTCCACACCTGGTTGCCCGCGGCCCACGTGCAGGCGCCCTCGGCCGGCTCGGTCATCCTGGCCTCGGTGCTGCTCAAGATGGGCACCTACGGCTTCCTGCGCTTCTGTCTGCCGCTGACTCCCGCGGCCAGCGCCTACTTCGCGCCGGTCATGATCGCCTTCGCCATCGCCTCCATCATCTACGGCGGCTTCGTGGCCCTGGGCCAGAGCGACATCAAAAAGCTTATCGCCTACTCGTCCGTGGGCCACATGGGCTTCGCCATGCTGGGCATCTTCCTGTTCAACCAGCGCGGCGTGGAAGGCACGCTGCTGGTTATGCTCAACCACGGCATCGTCACCGGCGCGCTGTTCATGATGATCGGACTCATCTACGAACGCAGCCATAGCCGCGAGATCACGGCCAACCAGGGGCTGGGCAAATTCCTGCCGGCCTACATGGGCTTCTGGGGGTTGTTCGCCCTTTCCAGCTTCGGCTTCCCCGGCCTGAACAGCTTTGTGGGCGAGGCAGCGGTCATGACGGGCGCGTTCCAGCACAGCTGGCTGGTGGGCGCGCTGGTGGTGCCTGGCGCCATGCTCGCCGCGGCCTACATGCTGCGCCTGTCCCTGCGCATGGCCTGGGGTGGCCCGGCTTCGCCCGCAGGCAAGAGCTGGCGCGACATGAACTCCCGCGAATGGGTCTATCTCGCGCCGCTGGCCGTGCTGACCATCTGGCTAGGAGTTGCGCCGGGCATGGTCCTGCGCACGATAGACCCTGCCATCGAGCGGCTGCTGGCCGATTTCCAGGCCAAAAGCCAAGCGGTTGTGGCCCAGGTTGAAGAAATCGACCGCCCGCTGCCCATGGAGTTGGCCGTCGTTGAAATTGACAAGGCCGGCGCGACAGGCGCACCGCTAGCCGATTAG